In Tenacibaculum pacificus, a single window of DNA contains:
- the bshB1 gene encoding bacillithiol biosynthesis deacetylase BshB1: MKLDILAFGAHPDDVELGCGATIAKEISFGKKVGIVDLTRGELGTRGSAKLRDIEATNAANILGVSLRENLGFSDGFFKNDKEHQLEVIKMIRKYKPDIVLCNAIDDRHIDHPKGSDLVSNACFLSGLLKIETSIDGVNQEKWRPKLVYHYIQWKNIEPDFVVDVTGFMEKKEKSVLAYASQFFNPNSNEPETPITSKNFTDSINYRAKDLGRLIGVDFAEGFTSERYVAVEKISELI; the protein is encoded by the coding sequence ATGAAGTTAGATATATTAGCATTTGGAGCGCATCCCGATGACGTAGAGTTAGGTTGTGGTGCTACAATTGCGAAAGAAATATCGTTTGGTAAAAAAGTAGGGATTGTAGATTTAACTAGGGGAGAGCTTGGTACAAGAGGTTCTGCGAAGTTAAGAGATATAGAAGCAACAAATGCCGCTAATATTTTAGGTGTTTCTCTGCGTGAAAATTTAGGGTTTTCCGATGGTTTTTTTAAAAATGATAAAGAACATCAATTGGAGGTTATAAAAATGATTCGTAAATATAAACCAGATATTGTATTATGTAATGCTATTGATGATAGACATATTGATCATCCTAAAGGAAGTGATTTAGTATCGAATGCTTGTTTTTTAAGTGGGTTATTAAAAATTGAAACATCGATAGATGGAGTTAATCAAGAAAAGTGGCGACCTAAGTTGGTGTATCATTATATACAGTGGAAAAATATTGAGCCAGATTTTGTGGTAGATGTTACAGGTTTTATGGAAAAAAAGGAAAAATCGGTATTAGCATACGCTTCTCAATTTTTTAATCCGAACAGTAATGAGCCTGAAACACCAATTACAAGTAAGAATTTTACGGATAGTATAAATTATAGAGCAAAAGATTTAGGTAGGTTGATTGGTGTCGATTTTGCAGAGGGCTTTACATCAGAACGTTATGTTGCTGTTGAGAAAATAAGTGAATTAATTTAA
- a CDS encoding GNAT family N-acetyltransferase, which yields MSNYNTYECVGIFDDDLLIGISGLWYSTRHYIGKSVEPDHVFIDETYRGKKLGKQFFSWIYEYTKEKGCEAMELNTYTANRKSHKFYYNEGFEIYGFHFLKVMRKDQSFY from the coding sequence ATGTCAAACTACAACACTTATGAATGTGTTGGTATTTTTGATGATGATTTGCTAATCGGTATTTCTGGCTTATGGTATAGTACACGTCATTACATAGGAAAAAGTGTAGAACCTGATCATGTTTTTATAGATGAAACTTACCGTGGAAAAAAATTAGGAAAGCAATTTTTTAGCTGGATTTACGAATACACCAAAGAAAAAGGCTGTGAAGCCATGGAATTAAACACGTATACGGCTAATAGAAAGTCTCATAAATTTTATTATAACGAAGGCTTTGAAATCTATGGCTTTCATTTTCTGAAAGTTATGAGAAAAGATCAAAGTTTTTATTAA
- a CDS encoding rhomboid family intramembrane serine protease, producing MNQIILILIAINVIVSYKGFNDVIFFDRYKFQIQKILSGEKIRMITSGFLRTDWMHLGFNMYALYLFGKVVQVNFGTGYFIGIYLVSLLAGSLYSLYQHKNEFYYSAVGASGAVSGIVFSAIMLYPDMTLVMFPIPIPLPGYVFGIGYLLYSIYGMKNNVGNVGHSAHLGGAIGGYLITLILRPSVINNNMLLIGVIGVIIVGLFLFGDKLKGNK from the coding sequence ATGAATCAAATTATTTTAATATTAATAGCGATAAACGTTATCGTTTCTTATAAAGGGTTTAATGATGTCATTTTTTTTGATAGATATAAATTTCAGATACAAAAAATACTTAGTGGTGAAAAAATCAGAATGATAACCTCAGGTTTTTTACGTACCGATTGGATGCATTTAGGATTTAATATGTATGCTTTATATCTTTTTGGAAAAGTAGTGCAGGTTAATTTTGGTACTGGATATTTTATAGGAATCTATTTGGTTAGTTTACTTGCTGGAAGTTTATATTCTTTATATCAGCATAAAAATGAATTTTATTATAGTGCGGTAGGAGCTTCGGGAGCTGTGTCGGGAATTGTTTTTTCTGCAATTATGTTGTATCCAGATATGACATTGGTAATGTTTCCTATTCCAATTCCTTTACCTGGTTATGTTTTTGGAATCGGATATTTATTGTACTCTATTTATGGAATGAAAAATAACGTTGGTAATGTTGGTCATTCTGCACATTTAGGTGGTGCAATTGGTGGATACTTAATAACCTTGATTTTAAGACCAAGTGTAATTAATAATAATATGTTATTAATAGGTGTTATCGGAGTTATTATTGTTGGCTTGTTTTTGTTTGGTGATAAATTAAAAGGAAATAAATAG
- a CDS encoding Rossmann-like and DUF2520 domain-containing protein: MIRIVIIGGGNVALHLANAFSKTKEISLVQMYARNIQQLESLKKQVDITDDITLLVDADIYIIAVSDDAISEVSSKIKKEHSLVVHTSGSVSLNSLKNNGRKGVFYLLQSFSKDKEVVFDKIPFCLEAENNEDFNRLNKLAKSIGKKTYPINSQQRKAIHLSAVFVNNFTNHLYKIGDDICREHEVPFEILHPLIEETAKKIQKLTPEKAQTGPAKRNDKKTIQNHLELLNKEQQDIYKLITKSIQKNGKKL; this comes from the coding sequence ATGATTAGAATTGTTATTATAGGAGGCGGAAATGTCGCCTTACATTTAGCCAATGCTTTTTCTAAAACGAAAGAAATTTCTTTGGTACAAATGTATGCTAGAAACATACAGCAACTTGAATCGTTAAAAAAACAGGTTGATATAACTGATGATATAACTTTATTAGTGGATGCTGATATTTATATCATTGCAGTATCTGATGATGCTATTTCTGAAGTTTCGTCAAAAATAAAGAAGGAACATAGTTTGGTTGTTCATACTTCAGGAAGTGTTTCTTTAAATTCGTTAAAAAATAACGGACGAAAAGGCGTCTTCTATCTATTACAAAGTTTTTCTAAGGATAAAGAAGTTGTTTTTGATAAAATTCCATTTTGCTTAGAAGCCGAAAACAACGAAGATTTTAATCGTTTAAATAAATTAGCTAAATCAATAGGAAAAAAAACATATCCAATTAACTCTCAACAGCGAAAAGCAATACATTTATCAGCGGTTTTTGTTAATAATTTCACCAATCATTTATATAAAATTGGTGATGATATTTGTAGAGAACATGAAGTTCCTTTTGAAATTTTACATCCTTTAATTGAAGAAACTGCTAAAAAAATTCAGAAATTAACTCCCGAAAAAGCACAAACTGGTCCAGCAAAAAGAAACGACAAAAAAACAATTCAAAATCATTTAGAATTACTAAATAAAGAACAACAAGATATTTATAAACTTATAACAAAATCAATACAAAAAAATGGAAAAAAGCTATAA
- a CDS encoding lysophospholipid acyltransferase family protein, whose product MVYPFIWVSSRLPMRILYIFSDFFFLILYYIVGYRKKVVEANIKIAFPTKNESEINKISKKFFKHFVDLIFESIKAFSISKKEIDKRYKYTNASLINNYAKQGKSIVLLGAHQANWEWVFALPQHLNISCYGAYTKLQNPYFEKVIKSSRRKYGFDGVPSQLFNKRINERQAKGIQSLYILLSDQSPQLHRARYWTNFLNEKVPVHTGAEVLAKKYDLVVINMNTTKIKRGYFETTFELITDNAKDFDKNQITDKFLEVTERNIKAQPECYLWSHKRFKHKGKYNEWLEKTKKHRN is encoded by the coding sequence ATTGTATATCCTTTTATTTGGGTATCTTCAAGATTACCAATGCGTATCTTGTATATTTTTTCTGATTTCTTTTTCTTAATTTTATATTATATTGTTGGCTACCGAAAAAAAGTAGTTGAAGCTAATATAAAAATAGCTTTTCCAACTAAAAATGAGAGTGAAATAAACAAAATATCTAAAAAATTCTTTAAACATTTTGTTGATTTAATTTTTGAGAGTATTAAAGCTTTTTCTATCAGTAAAAAAGAAATAGACAAACGCTACAAATACACAAATGCATCATTAATTAACAACTACGCCAAACAAGGAAAAAGCATTGTTCTATTAGGTGCGCATCAAGCAAATTGGGAATGGGTATTTGCCCTACCTCAACATTTAAATATTAGTTGCTACGGAGCTTATACAAAATTACAGAATCCTTATTTTGAAAAAGTAATAAAAAGCTCGAGACGTAAATACGGTTTTGATGGAGTTCCTAGTCAATTATTCAATAAAAGAATAAACGAAAGACAAGCAAAAGGCATACAAAGTTTATACATACTACTTAGCGACCAATCACCTCAACTACACAGAGCAAGATATTGGACTAATTTTTTAAATGAAAAAGTTCCTGTACACACAGGTGCGGAAGTATTAGCCAAAAAATATGATTTAGTAGTTATCAACATGAATACTACTAAAATTAAAAGAGGTTACTTTGAAACAACATTTGAATTAATAACCGACAATGCTAAAGATTTTGACAAAAATCAAATTACTGATAAATTTTTAGAAGTAACCGAAAGAAATATAAAAGCACAACCCGAATGTTATTTATGGTCTCATAAACGTTTTAAACATAAAGGAAAATATAACGAGTGGTTAGAAAAGACTAAAAAGCATCGAAATTAA